ATGTGTTTTTAAGCAAAGATAAATGAAGTGTATAACAAGCTCAAGAGCTTACCTTCAGCTTCAGATATAGACACTAGCTTTCCGTGCGAATGTAGTAGCTGCCTCAGTGTCTTTGAATGACATCTCTCAATACACTGTGCCCAGACATCCTCCAACTTTTCAGAGTTTACACATCTAAGAATCACATTACCAGCCATATCCTCATCATGCAAGGGAGTTGAGGCCCCACTTTCCACGATTTGTCCATGTGAAGGCTTGGTATTGAAACCGAAACCATTTTTTCTTGACAATGAATCTCTCTGATGGTTGGAATTGCCATTTAGTGTTTTTTGTAAAGAAGCATGGGAAGTTGATTTATGAAGCATATATTGACCTTCTAACTGTTTGTAGGAGGCAGCTTCTCTTGAAGCACTGGATGAATCATCCTCAGTCGTCTTACAACTGTGCCTCCTGCTGCACGAGTGAGTAAGGTCAGGAGAAGGCATTGAACCAAGCTGTAATAGGGTTGCTGTAAACCATGTTGAGCGCTCACTTGAAACCCTAAGCTGTTTCTCAGCCTCCGAAAGAATCTTCAAAGCATGTTTTAATCTCTCCAATTCTGCTTCAGTCACTAAAGTAGGACACCCAACCATAGTTAGAATAAAtacatttaaaattaaaaaatctttaCTGTACACATATCAGCTAGATCATCACAAAAGTCAGTAAAACATTTTGAGCAACAAACATTTCGTTCAAAATACAACCCAGTCAGTGGAGATTCTTTTTGTGTCTCCAGGCTTTATAATGCAATTATTATCTATAGAATCTACAAGTACTTGTATTAGTCTACATGGATAAGAATTTTTCAAGAGTCAATTCAGGAGAACATGAAGTATGCCAACAGAAGAAACACCATCCGAGCATGCTACAACAACACTAGACATCCAATAGAAATTTCCCTCTCCCTCCAGAAAGCTTACAATCTTGAACAAACAGGAATGATAAAATTAACATTCTTCTATAGGAAACCATACAAGTAAAACTATTTGTACCACATTGTTGACAAGATCTCTCAAAGTGGTGGGATCCACATGTGCATGTGGATCTCACCTCTATGAGAGCACCATCCCTTCAATAGACTAGGTTCTCCATACTACATTCTTGaacctttcttcttttttttgggtcaggTATACTTAATTCCTACATTTGGTTCTTCGTGATGGCTTAAAATTGGTTCAGGGTGAGGGGATGACCACCCATTCCATCCTAAAAAAACAGATAGATCATGGAACCAACATGTGCATTGCAGCACAATGCTTCTCCATACGTGATGACACCATATCTTCAATTAGGATATCCCAACATCTTAAATTCTCTTTATCACATTTGTTTGAGTCCATTGTTCTTAATAACATTCATTAGTTCAAATTATCCCTCGAGTAGTTATCAATTAATAACCtcatttttatgttatttacGTGACTATGGTACTTTCTCCACATCACACTACCATTGGTGCTATAGAAAAAACAACTTTATTGGCACCAAAAGTTAAGGGGATGACACTCACAATTCCGGTCACCAAAGAATGAATCATGCTTGACATCATTGATATTGTAGGTTCCAGCAATGATGTCCATAATTAGGCTGGCCAACTGAGACATCAAAACCATGGGATCAACCCCGGAGTCCATCAACTCTCTGGCCCTTTTCACTGTTTCTGCAGTGTCTGATGACATTGCTAATTCCAAAAGCTCCAGTAACTTTTCATCAGAAACAACTCCCACCTACAGAAGATAAAGCACTAGATTAATGAACTAGTAACACAATAAATTCAGCTATTTGGAATTGCTAACAGACACCTATTGatctttgatttcatttttcttcttttaataaGCGCCACAAATCATAATACTATGGTAAACTTGAATTGAATTAGACCATGTCAAGAAGTCATTTGCAGAGAAAACTCACAAGTTCATTCACGAGAGATGTTGAAATTCTTTTGCCCAGCAAACTCAACTGATCCAACATAGTTTCAGCATCTCGAAGTGAACCATCTGCATTCAAAGCAATCAATTCTAGTGCATCCGTTTCAACATCCAGGTTCTCTTCAGCAGATATTTTCCTCAATCTAGCAACAATGTCACTatctttaattttgttaaagAGGTATTTCTGACACCGAGATTGTATGGTGCGGGGAACATTGTCCAAATCAGTTGttataaatatgaaaacaacTCTTTGTGGCGGTTCTTCCAGATATTTGAGAAATGCCAGCCACGTCTTAGAAGGTAACAAGTGGCATTCATCAATCACAAAGACCTTGTACCGTGAGGATGCTGAAGGAGGTGCCATTGATAGAGTTTTCAATAGGTACCTAACTTTGTCAATTCCTTTCTTATTGGTGCCGTCAACTTCCAATAGATCCTTGTTCTTACCAGACACAAAATCAGAGCACTCCCTGCAGTAGCCGCATGGCTTAGTTTCATCAGGAGCTAGGCAATTCAAGGAAGCAGTAAAAATCCTGGCTGCTGATGTTTTCCCAGTTCCACGGGGGCCCTGGAAAAGATAAACAGGGGCAATCCGACCCCTTTCAATAGCATTTATCAGTGATTGAACAACAATATTTTGCCCAACCAACTCACCGAAGAACATTGGCTTGTACTTCTGGCTAAAACTCCTAATGTTTTCTGGTGAGCcttcctcttctcctcctccatttAAAGTTACAATCTCCAACCCTTCTTGACTTCGGCAGCTTGATGACCACCTCCGTCCATCTAATCGACTCAGAGCCTCCAAATCAAGTTCCCCGAAGTTTGTAGAAAGCTCGTCATCACTCCTTCCAGTTCCTAAGGATGATCCTCCCCTACCCTCACCACTATTGGTAAGCAATGGGAGGACACCCTGAGCACTTCTAGATGCAATTCTCTGCTTATGTGAACCTGATGATGATTGACGTCGTCTAGGATAAATATTTTGACTTCCACAAAATATGATACTTCCTTTCCTCCTCAAAGTATCAGAAAGCGAAGGGGAGCAGCAGCTTCCATACATGCTTTTGTGTTTCGGTGTCCTTTTGGACCAATAACAAGGAATCCCACATCCCTGGCGACCGGGAAATTCCAAATGGTCATCAACCTCATCATCCCCATCATTCATGGAAGTTGTGGTGCCATCCCAAGACCCAACAGTGCTTGGATTACGAACATGATACCTGTTATAAGAACTAGTTGACAATGCAGGGGTGCTATAAGAATATGAAGAGTCCTCTCTTCGAATACTATTCTCTCTCCTAAACTTAGAccaattcttcttcttaagTTTGGAAAGCAATGGTGAAGCCCCAGAAATTCGCCTCAGATCCTCTGAATTGCAGTAGTCTTCAGTGTCATCAGATTGGTCGACCAAGTCATCCCGGGTCCGGCCTGATCTTACAGCCATTGAAGGATGACCCTCCACGGATTTTCTGGAACTGACTAAGTTTCTACCAAGAATTAATTCTTTCTGCTGATATTTGGATAAAACATCAGAGTGGGTATCGGTTTTCTTACTTGTTTTCTTAGTATTTTTCACGGGTGGCAAAAGATGCGCATATCTACGCCTGAGCATCATGGATGAGGAGCGGCTGTAAGTTTGAGTGTCACTCCTTGAATCTCCATCTGCCCCGGTACGCGCATCGCTCAAGCTATCATCAACACTCAACGCTGCaactgaagaagaagcatcaatgccatcatcatcatcatcatcatcataatcatcataATCACCATCCCCGTAATCATCATCGTCATTGTCGTTGTTTCTGGAGGATTTGGAGCTCTTCCAGTTGTGCAAGAAGACCCTTTTGACGCTGCCATTGTTTCTATTTCCAGTGGGAGTAGTCGAGTTTCCATTGTTGTTCCAAGTGGAAGAAGTCGTAGCAGAGgcggctgctgctgctgctgctgcagctGCTCCCACAGATCTAGAGGAGGAGGCCAGAGGAGACCGCCAAGAAGACGTGGTACCGGGATCGCGAAGAACGCGGGCGGCTTTTCGAATCTGAGTGAGCTCCTTCTTCAAGTGCAGTTGGCTTGGATCAGAGACACccattgctgctgctgctgatgatgacattttcatatatacaacatatatatagatggATCATGTATGAAAAAGAATGGcaactcaaattcaaattcaagtaaAGGGCTTcaatttgaagttgaaaaactCAAAGCATTTCGATTTTCATTCAGAAGCAAGAAGAAACCCACAAACCCAATCTTTACTTTAATACAAAGCTTCATCATTTGATGACTGATCAAACAGAAAGGAgagattttgttttggatgctatatatgtatatacatatccAAAATGCCTGAATCAGAATGAAGGAATATAAGAGGCACGAGACCTTGAGCCTTTAAGGGATGGATTGTCCAGATCTGACAGATTTCATTCAACACTTGCACCAATTGATTGACACCTCAATCCTCAATGTCAATCATAATATAAGGATTTAATAATTAGCTCTTCTGCTCTTCAGCTACCCCTGCtgctctctccctccctctcttcttttgactctctctcctctcccaaCACAGAGAGTTACTCtgtttttgtggtttttgtgtttttgttgctTTGCTTAGGGTTTAGTTGGCGCCCCAAATGAAATCTTGAATctctaaaccaaaaaaaaattgaaaaatctgTGTCACAAGTGACACTGTGAaccgtgagagagagaaagagagctcTTTTAAATTTACTTATGTCCTTGTCTCGAGCCtgatatttatgtattataaaaatggatgaaactaaaaagaaaataaaaacagtgaAAAAGGAAAGCTCCCTCCAAACACGGGATTCTCTTTCTGTATTACACAAACATTTACGTAGAGCTTTTGTCGCCTCGGATTTATCTTTCTTCCCAAATTTTGTTCTGTCCGTTTTTTCTTACATTGTTTTCCAATTTGTCACTCCAATTCCCCGAAAGATTTCTTTCACTCCAATTCCCCGAAAGATTTCTTTCTTCCGTTCCTTTTTGGTAAGTGAATAAAATCTTTCTTTCTCTAACGTACAAAGATCTTTCACAGATTTACCTACCATTTTACAAAACTTTTGGCACAAATCCTGcattttctattatattatgACTTTTGAAATTGACATTCGTGATATGTTCTAGTATATGCTTACCTGCTATTGCTGATGAGTTTAagtattttggaaaaaaacgAATGCATCAaaaaaagcatatatatatgagcAATGTCAAGTAATGCTTACGATCAACAACCCCATATGTTCATGCATGCATCTCTATGGTTGCCAAGCAACACATAGCGGTCAGGCTCCTCTGAACCCCTTTATGTGAATCGCCACCACGTTTTTCTCTCCTTAAATTAAGACACAGAAAGTACAAGATAAACAAAGATGctaggagagagagggagtgGAGAAGGATATTATCAAGGAACATGCTTAAATTATACAAATTTCTCCATATAGTTTTTTAGGTATTTATTTCAGAAACTAATAGGTAGATagacaaaatatttaaaaaccaaaagaggAGAATATAAAAGAACACTAATGACATTTATTGAAAGGATATATCGATGACATTGAAGACGATGCAACATAAAATGACAGAACAAGTTTTCTAACATAGACTAAAAGATAAGCTCACATACATACAATGCAAGAAACACATGTACTCCTCAATAAAGGAGTATCAAATTTCCACGTAAATATGAACATTGTGGCACTCAAAAATCTCAATATTGTACGGTTATGGAGTATGGTGTATATGCATAGGGTGGGTGACAATTGGCGTCGGTAAGGGGTAGGGGAAGTATGGTATAATTATGTTAactttttttctgtttaaaaaataataatttatttttagttataattAATTGACGCAAATGCCTATGAATTTAACGAAAATTTTAATAGAGCTAGATCTATGTGGTGGCTTGCAACACTTTACATAGTTTAGGTagttaaaactaaaaattgaaagttcAGGCCAAGTGGTAATGGCTTACATGCCTAAAAGTTCAAATAATATTTACGCAAAAATGATACTTTAAAAACGCTACTCaaaccataaaaaataataataataataatatatatatatatatatatataaaccccttaattttgtaaatggaTTTATCTGAAGAATTGTTAAATGTCAAAAATTGAATCCACAATTAGAGTTCGATCTCTCAATTTattcttaaataaaaaaaacacaatcgattatttatgcaaaaaaaaaaaaacaatattattaGTATAAACTCAACACACTAGTTCATACGAGTTCGGATCTCGAGTCTATGTATTTAGAGGCGACGCATTTTGCTCGAAGTGTTATAAATCTTCATAATAGCAAAAGCTAATATGCAACAAAATCTAGCTCTTCATAGAGATACTCAAATATATAGAATTGGATTTTCCTAACAAAAAGGTCGATTTGATCCTattatagaaataaaaatgcatGTTATGAGGGCAGTCCACCACAATCACCTCTTTCAATCACATCTCTCATCATTataatctttttaatttttaataagaaaatataaatatgattAGGAATTGACTATCTTTGTCAAGTCATGTCATGTAGATCCTAGTCAAAGACAGAGTAGTAAACAAGAAACAAGACATTGTATATTAGATTAATGAGTGTTAGCAAATCCTTATTACAACATGTTGGGCAGATCACATGCAATACTTTGGAAGATTTAATTTAGATTGCATGCAATTTCCTAACACAAGCTAGCGCGCGCACTCCTATTATCCTACACTATTTGCTTCACAAGAGtccaaaaataatttagatttCGAATATCATGCATCTGTAGAGGATGACAAATGGTTAGCAAGCAAGTACACTACATGggttaaaaaataacaacaaatTGTAAAGATCTTGGAAGAGattcttgttttccttttccgAAAATAATTGGCAAGAAAGTGGAGCGAATCAttttcaccaccaccatcctcataactaaataatacaattttaattatgaattatatcaatgtgaaaataataatattaggCAGCCCCTCTCAAATGCAGACTTGTTTGATTGGGAGGACTAGGTTAGATTGGACTAGACTAGTAAAATCGCTATATTTATGTGCATTCAAGACATAATATGGATATGTTGCTTAATTTGGAGGAAGAATGAGGACTATAGATGTTGATGACTGAAACTTATCCCCTTAATTCCCTTGAAAATGGTGGAATTATGGGCAAGTTTGGCATtgtttgtcattttttaaaaagctgTTTCTgttgtgctttgaaaataatgagtTGTAAAGTAAAGCAGTTCTatgtttgaaaaataatattttaaaagtgttATCAGTACAAAAAAGCAAGGTCAAAACTCTTTGGTACATTTTAATATAGAACTGTTGTAATTGTGGATACGTACTAAAATGGGCATGATGatgttggtaaattttaatataaaactatTGTAACTATtgataatgactaaaatagatATGATGTTGAAAGTGTTAAGTGCTAACTatgtgatggtggtggtggtagtggcggtGTAGTGgtagtggaggtggtggtggtagtaTAGGTGGAAGTGGAGTTAGTGGTGGAGGTGATGGTTGTGATAATAGTGGTATAGGTGAAGGTggagttggtggtggtggaggtggaggtggatgtaacaccccgactctaaactaaatttctaaattaaatttctcaagttaattaatttttgaatttacggatttacccttggggtaggggtattttggtcattttattacccggacagagtttggggcagtggctggtatttttgggtagatcGTATTGAgttgagtccgtagacacgtagtgggctcgattcggagttgtaacgaagaagttacgatcaaaacatcgacaatggcaaaaccgtaaatatttcgaagttgtttttttaaaaaaccagatttctctctctctctctctctctctctctctctctctctctctctctctcctgtgAAACCAGAAAACCCCTCCCCCTCCCTTGCGACTGCAGCGACTTCTCGTCgtcgccaccgccaccacacgcCGCCACTTGGGGCGGCACCGGTTCCGCTGGAACCACCACACTTTCTACTTTCCATTCcaccccaccaccacctcgATCCGCCGCCGTGGTCGCCGGAAACAGCCACGAAACGTAGCGGTTTTGACAGATTTTCACCCAACTTTCGGCCTCTCGTTCTCTCTtatttctccaccaaattggacgagtaaggtatggttttctacctattttccatgttctagctgatggttgggtaggatttcgttaattttgagcATAGATTAACTGAATTTCAActtaggttttggccggttttgggtttccgattccggccacttccggtcagtttttggggtaagcccaagaacaaaagtgactccaaataagGTGTtgtacctagggtaggagtcttgagccgaggtgttgagtttttccgacgaagggttatcgctttggacacccacgcgctgctagcgcgtgtggcggcgcgtgggcactgtagcaaACGTGCATTTTTGTCCCAATGCGATCTcctggttgtcacgagtgcgtaggattttacggatctcaattcggacatcgtatgactatcgaacggattttcgcatcttgtgcgttatccgggttcgataggttccgaccgttggatcgactccATTCCAATTATGTTACTCTAGACTTTCCTAGGAACGagtaggatttcacggatcatgaatcggagccccggatgttccgattcaataatttaaagtttgaagatttttcgATAACCGttcgatcgtgagcgatctaACCGTCctttttggaccaaacttacGGGACTTGTGTCTTAAACCTTGTGGAACTCTTAGGAACTTCCAGTTTGTTCCGTTCTTCGTACACTCGCTAGAAACCCgggaaattaggattttaattcAAGTTCTCGTTCGAAACCCTTTATATTAATCCCGTATTTGTATTCTGAAATAGGTACTCCGACCACGCATACGCAGCAGGCaggaccctctcagggtcaggcagtgtgggactacttgtgagtggactttgttttcaacttataAGCATGGTTTTATAATGAGAATTTTATGCATATGATTTAAATAGTCATTGAAATGCATGTTatttttaatagttaaattctttatttttataaagtaTTGGTaatatatttgggttttgacatatttgagtatcttgagtatgtatatggattttgagaatttatatatatgtttggctatgtgtggggtacttgggttgttgagatgagattttggaaagtgatgagtatagaatgtcagtttggagtgctataagcactaccctatgtacctcccctgatttggaacttggatacggaTACTTGAGATACTCGGGGCATCCTTGACGGGATGTtgctgtagacccttgattgggtagtctgcgcgcgtaggactggTCACAGACGTACAAGTTTTGAGGGTATCGACTGTAcgtgctggctgagagttagtcccccggttggacggctcgttccctagttACATGGTGAATTGAGGACTCTTCATGGGGACTCTGCCATggtgactagtcaaacaatcccccggttggattgtttccccggtacaactAGGTGTTGGTcacatttatattattattattatatacgtatatatattatatatatcccttatattatatttacatatgtatataactattcattcattcttgtttttcggtgaggatacttccttgccggtcgtgccaatgggtacgctttcgagagtttggtttgggacttataatatttaattggtggGTTTGTTTAGTGTTCTGTTTGGATTTCGGACTTGGCATCCggctttggtttggttttgacctatataaatatttacttgattttgatgatttgagaTGCATTCAgattttcttgcttggtttattaaacagtggggttatattatgttggtttacactgaactgaactttatttttgtccactcacatttttctgttttgctcccccagccagtagttgaCTGAGCTCCGCAGCTGAGCCGGATCGTGTGCTCACGAGCTTTGAGCCATCGTAGGATTCCTTCATCCTGTTTTccttgaactttgtttttgttgtatttaaaTTCCTTAGATATGCTCTGTTATCTCCCTTGCTAGGGTGTGATCTTTGAGGCCGGAGGCCTTTGTTGTAAACTATTTATTTGCTTTAAAGCATGCTGTTGGTTGGGTACCTTAAACTGTGTTTTTGAGCaggttattttttttgggggaaatgctcaatttacaggggatactctgccaaaatttttttggtagaaagtctcgatttcttagtaagtgggcccggcatcggggagATGTCGGTAACGAGACGGGATTCGCTTCGGTTTTCGAGAATTCcagggcgggtcctgtcagtgAAGGTGgtaggtggtggtggtgatagtGGTAGTGGTAGTGGTAGTGGtagaggtggaggtggaggtggatgtggtggttgtggtgatggtgatggaggtGGAGGGAAggtagtggtggtgatggtgagGGTGGAAGCGGGGTTGGAGGTGGCTgggtggtggtagtggtgaaggtggtggtgaggtggtggtggaggaggtggaTGAGgtgaggtggtggtggaggtgacggtggtggtggtagatggtgtcatttttaaatattaatgatggtattatgggaattgaaaaaattgattCAAAGCTATTCTCTACTTCTTGTGAAAGCAACTTTCAAAAGCAACCTAGATGTTGCTTTTAAAAGCTGCTGTGAGGAGGCcattgcttttaaaataatcagcGTATTTGATTTTTACTAAACATCTTAAATTGCTAAACTTTAAAGTGAAGCCggtttttggccaaaaaataaTCCCAAACGGGGCATGTGAGGGATAAGGTTTACTCATCATTTTCATCAACCTCTTATGAATAGTCAAACTTCATCCTCAAAGTCAAAGTTAGACAACAATATTCATATTATGCCTTGAATGCATATGAAATGATGGCATTTTCCTAGTCTAGTCTAATCCTCCCTATCAAGGGGATAAGGGGATTAAGAGGGATAAGTTTTAGTCATCAATCTCTTATAGATAGTTCCTCTTTATCCTCCAAGTTAGACAACAATATCCATATTATGCCTTCAATGTACATGAAATGCAAGCATTTGCTAATCTAATCTAGTCCTCTTTTAACAAACGAGGCCGATAGTAAGGGGAACATAGGAGGAGTTAAGAgtatattaatatatacacaactaaaaaatgaGGTGAAAAAATTGGGTGGATGAGAGTTAGCACTCAATTAATAATTGATTGTAGGAAGGAGTCGTCCAAAACAAACATAAGGGACAATCTTGGTTCGTTGCATCTATTTGGAGAATAACgtgcaattattattattataacacATTATTCtattaattagttttaaaGCGTCAATGAAGTCTAGCCtagtagaaaaagattctgATTTGCAGACTAGATCAACAGCCTTTCCTCCccccacccccccccccccaaaaaaaaaagagttagaTGCTAAATCAACAACTATGATATTAACAATAGATTAAGATCCTCTAACTATGGAAAACGTAATTGAATGTTAAAATCAAGTGATAGAGGCAAACATTGGCCTGTTTGGTTCACGAAATGAACTTCTTAGGAATGAAACTCCTATGTCTAATTCCACAAGATAAAAATAGAAGATGTTCAATGCTTGGGAAATGAAGACCCGGAAATGCCAGTCTctcatgctaaaatatttggggaatttttttatatattgtaTTCTTCTTATATAGGAGTACATAGGGTTTACATGTAAGAAATAAGGGAAGTACTAAAATCCTGATTGTACAATGAATAACCAACTATACAAAATATGAAGTAAATATCCTAAATTTACTCATTTaacactcctcctcaagttggCGCATATTTATCATTAATGCCCAACTTGCTAAATGAGCTATGAAAAACTCGGCTTGACATGGTTTTAGTTAAGATATTTGCCAACTAATCTAGATCTTCATACTTAACAAACGGTAAGTGAATCTTGTCCTCCAACTTCTCTTTGATAAAATGTTTATCCGCTTCAACATGTTTAGCTCGATCATATTGAACTGGATTATGAGCAATGCCGATGATTGCTTTATTATCACAATATAACTACATGGGTTTATTAGGCTCAAAGCCCAACTTCATCAACACATTTCTGATTCACAATAATTCACAACAACCTTGTGACATACCCTAATCAACTTCAGCACTCAATTTGGCAACCAAACCTTGTTTCTCGCTACGCCAAATAATAAGGTTACCTCATACGAAAGTGaagtatctaatatagaccaTCTATCGGACAATTATTTTGATGCACCACCAAATGTTGGAACTGGGGATCAGCCTCTTCTTtataagtttt
The window above is part of the Prunus dulcis chromosome 1, ALMONDv2, whole genome shotgun sequence genome. Proteins encoded here:
- the LOC117613427 gene encoding protein STICHEL, producing MKMSSSAAAAMGVSDPSQLHLKKELTQIRKAARVLRDPGTTSSWRSPLASSSRSVGAAAAAAAAAASATTSSTWNNNGNSTTPTGNRNNGSVKRVFLHNWKSSKSSRNNDNDDDDYGDGDYDDYDDDDDDDGIDASSSVAALSVDDSLSDARTGADGDSRSDTQTYSRSSSMMLRRRYAHLLPPVKNTKKTSKKTDTHSDVLSKYQQKELILGRNLVSSRKSVEGHPSMAVRSGRTRDDLVDQSDDTEDYCNSEDLRRISGASPLLSKLKKKNWSKFRRENSIRREDSSYSYSTPALSTSSYNRYHVRNPSTVGSWDGTTTSMNDGDDEVDDHLEFPGRQGCGIPCYWSKRTPKHKSMYGSCCSPSLSDTLRRKGSIIFCGSQNIYPRRRQSSSGSHKQRIASRSAQGVLPLLTNSGEGRGGSSLGTGRSDDELSTNFGELDLEALSRLDGRRWSSSCRSQEGLEIVTLNGGGEEEGSPENIRSFSQKYKPMFFGELVGQNIVVQSLINAIERGRIAPVYLFQGPRGTGKTSAARIFTASLNCLAPDETKPCGYCRECSDFVSGKNKDLLEVDGTNKKGIDKVRYLLKTLSMAPPSASSRYKVFVIDECHLLPSKTWLAFLKYLEEPPQRVVFIFITTDLDNVPRTIQSRCQKYLFNKIKDSDIVARLRKISAEENLDVETDALELIALNADGSLRDAETMLDQLSLLGKRISTSLVNELVGVVSDEKLLELLELAMSSDTAETVKRARELMDSGVDPMVLMSQLASLIMDIIAGTYNINDVKHDSFFGDRNLTEAELERLKHALKILSEAEKQLRVSSERSTWFTATLLQLGSMPSPDLTHSCSRRHSCKTTEDDSSSASREAASYKQLEGQYMLHKSTSHASLQKTLNGNSNHQRDSLSRKNGFGFNTKPSHGQIVESGASTPLHDEDMAGNVILRCVNSEKLEDVWAQCIERCHSKTLRQLLHSHGKLVSISEAEGVLVAYVAFEDGSIKSRAERFVSSITNSMEVVLRRNVEVRIVHLPGGEAFLNGPSPAHLPGTVAAIDRERKRVGSNATDGYSNCSLFLDGTRKSTSDSSDVIAEGNAETSATRERRQEIPMQRIESIIRDQRLETAWLQVAEKGTPGSLSRLKPEKNQVLPQDGIYYEDQMESLNSMRLSSQQWEDGLNHEVKILKVNSGRDAQKDQTGRKVDRYPMSPSLLHDSNFVGNSNKDNLGDESGSGRGCSGFFHCYNTKPRKRGKVKGTAVAVQPRKGRRLSLFGECGKKSRKTESRHTR